A section of the Enterococcus montenegrensis genome encodes:
- a CDS encoding glycerol dehydrogenase, which translates to MRKALILPTKYVQGENELLNLGYFVQTFGKSALLIANPEDVKRVKPQLDATAKKFNITFIEGGFNGEVTRAETKRLQAVAKENHTDAIVGLGGGKAIDASKVVAEGEHLIIVPTIAATDAPTSHSAVLYHEDGSFDDYAYFKQSPSVVLVDTTVIAKAPTRFLVAGMGDALSTYFEARATHNSYSRVNASLPMGSREGLTPNASGTYAALAMAKLCWTHLQEDGLKAKIAADSNLVTEALNKIVETNILLSGLGFESGGLAAAHAIHNGMTVLPGAHGYLHGEKVAFATIVQLVLEDANKEELEAVMDFSASVGLPLTLADLGVETISFDEAMAVAEIACIPEESIHSMPFPIVVEEVANALIVADKIGQNYKERHDLA; encoded by the coding sequence ATGAGAAAAGCATTAATCTTACCAACAAAGTATGTCCAAGGAGAAAATGAATTACTAAATTTAGGTTATTTTGTTCAAACATTTGGCAAATCAGCTTTACTAATCGCAAATCCAGAAGATGTCAAACGCGTGAAACCGCAATTAGATGCGACTGCCAAAAAATTTAATATCACCTTTATTGAAGGTGGTTTTAATGGTGAAGTTACTCGCGCAGAAACCAAACGCTTGCAAGCTGTAGCAAAAGAAAATCATACTGATGCCATCGTTGGTTTAGGTGGTGGTAAGGCTATTGATGCTTCAAAAGTAGTCGCAGAAGGCGAACATTTAATTATTGTACCAACAATCGCGGCAACGGATGCACCAACTTCACATTCTGCTGTTTTATACCATGAGGATGGTTCTTTTGATGATTATGCATACTTTAAACAAAGTCCAAGTGTCGTTTTGGTAGATACAACTGTCATCGCCAAAGCACCAACCCGCTTTTTAGTTGCTGGTATGGGAGATGCTTTGTCCACTTATTTTGAAGCAAGAGCCACGCATAACTCTTATTCACGGGTAAATGCGAGCTTACCAATGGGCTCAAGAGAAGGTTTAACACCTAATGCGTCTGGAACGTATGCGGCTTTAGCGATGGCTAAATTATGCTGGACTCATTTGCAAGAAGATGGTTTAAAAGCCAAAATTGCAGCGGATAGTAATTTAGTAACAGAAGCTTTAAATAAAATCGTTGAAACCAACATCTTGCTTTCAGGACTTGGTTTTGAAAGCGGTGGTTTAGCAGCAGCACACGCCATTCATAATGGGATGACGGTTTTACCAGGTGCCCATGGCTACTTGCACGGTGAAAAAGTGGCTTTTGCAACAATTGTTCAATTGGTCTTAGAAGATGCGAACAAAGAAGAATTAGAAGCAGTCATGGATTTTAGTGCTTCTGTTGGTTTGCCATTAACATTGGCTGATTTGGGAGTTGAAACGATTTCCTTTGATGAAGCCATGGCAGTTGCTGAAATTGCTTGTATTCCAGAAGAGTCCATTCATTCAATGCCGTTTCCAATTGTGGTAGAAGAAGTGGCCAATGCGTTAATTGTCGCAGATAAAATTGGTCAAAATTATAAAGAGCGACACGACTTAGCATAG
- the dhaM gene encoding dihydroxyacetone kinase phosphoryl donor subunit DhaM translates to MKKSIFLVSHSKEITDGIKAMVEQMAQKEEVAIFSLGGTAEGQLGSDPTKITAAVEASQDAAVYLVFADLGSAMLSAELAFDLLDENDQKKYRLVDAPLVEGAFAAAITAGITDDVEQIMTEAKQAGKKGW, encoded by the coding sequence ATGAAAAAAAGTATCTTTTTAGTTTCCCATAGTAAAGAAATTACAGACGGTATTAAAGCTATGGTGGAACAAATGGCTCAAAAAGAAGAAGTAGCTATCTTTTCTTTAGGCGGCACGGCTGAAGGGCAATTGGGCAGTGATCCAACCAAAATTACGGCTGCCGTAGAAGCATCACAAGATGCCGCCGTCTACCTTGTTTTTGCCGATTTAGGCAGTGCGATGTTAAGCGCTGAATTGGCCTTTGATTTGTTAGATGAAAATGACCAGAAAAAATATCGCTTAGTGGACGCTCCTCTAGTTGAAGGTGCCTTTGCAGCTGCAATTACTGCCGGCATTACAGATGATGTTGAACAAATCATGACAGAAGCAAAACAAGCAGGCAAAAAAGGATGGTAA
- the dhaK gene encoding dihydroxyacetone kinase subunit DhaK, whose product MKKIINEPGMIVDEMLQGLVKSYPESIHQVADSRVVAKNETKKQVGLVSGGGSGHEPAHAGFVGEGMLSAAVLGDVFTSPTPDQIEIAINEVDYGAGVLLIVKNYTGDILNFEMAKDMAALNEIPVEMVVVDDDVAVENSTYTAGKRGVAGTILVHKILGDAARSGLSLSELKTLGEKVVAEIKTIGVALAAATVPEVGKPGFTLAEDEIEFGVGIHGEPGYRREKMQTSKEMAKELVGKILAQYEQKPVEVGVLVNGMGATPLMEQFVFMNDVLNELNSQGIAVTFHKVGNYMTSIDMEGLSLTLINLSEKTWLSALNSQVDTISW is encoded by the coding sequence ATGAAGAAGATTATTAATGAACCGGGTATGATTGTGGATGAAATGTTGCAAGGTTTAGTCAAAAGCTATCCTGAATCAATTCACCAAGTGGCTGACTCGCGTGTTGTGGCAAAAAATGAAACCAAAAAACAAGTTGGTCTAGTATCTGGTGGTGGAAGTGGTCACGAGCCAGCCCATGCTGGCTTTGTAGGGGAAGGGATGTTAAGTGCGGCCGTTTTAGGCGATGTCTTTACTTCTCCAACCCCTGATCAAATTGAAATCGCTATAAATGAAGTAGATTACGGCGCAGGTGTTTTATTAATTGTAAAAAATTACACCGGCGATATTTTAAATTTTGAAATGGCGAAGGATATGGCAGCATTAAATGAAATTCCAGTGGAGATGGTCGTAGTTGATGATGATGTCGCAGTTGAAAATAGTACGTATACAGCCGGAAAACGTGGCGTAGCAGGAACTATTTTAGTGCACAAAATTTTGGGTGATGCAGCCAGAAGTGGTCTAAGTTTAAGCGAATTAAAAACGCTGGGGGAAAAAGTTGTCGCTGAAATTAAAACCATTGGGGTGGCCTTAGCTGCGGCAACCGTACCGGAAGTTGGAAAACCTGGCTTTACTCTAGCAGAAGATGAAATTGAATTTGGTGTTGGTATCCATGGTGAACCCGGCTACCGTCGGGAAAAGATGCAGACTTCAAAAGAGATGGCCAAAGAATTAGTTGGTAAAATTTTGGCACAATATGAACAAAAACCTGTTGAAGTTGGGGTGTTGGTGAATGGTATGGGCGCAACACCGCTAATGGAACAATTTGTCTTCATGAATGATGTCTTAAATGAATTAAACAGTCAAGGTATTGCAGTTACTTTTCACAAAGTGGGCAATTATATGACTTCCATTGACATGGAAGGACTTTCTTTAACCTTGATTAATTTGAGTGAGAAAACTTGGTTAAGTGCGCTAAACAGTCAAGTAGACACAATTTCTTGGTAA
- the dhaL gene encoding dihydroxyacetone kinase subunit DhaL produces MEITVKELQAWLADFAAEIKAKKDYLSELDTPIGDGDHGNNMARGMKAYEESLAQQKPATISDTFKVLAMALISKVGGASGPLYGSAFMNLTKETKDTTEITSQAQLGNLMAQGLNGIQLRGKAEVGDKTMVDVWSPVVVALKEENLTVEKITAAKEATKDLVAKKGRASYLGERAVGHIDPGAASSALLFTTLLTYF; encoded by the coding sequence ATGGAAATAACCGTAAAAGAATTGCAAGCATGGTTGGCAGATTTTGCAGCTGAAATAAAAGCCAAAAAAGATTATTTAAGTGAGCTAGACACCCCGATTGGTGACGGGGATCATGGAAATAATATGGCTCGCGGAATGAAGGCCTATGAAGAAAGTTTGGCACAACAAAAACCTGCGACAATTAGTGATACCTTTAAAGTATTGGCAATGGCCTTAATTTCAAAAGTTGGAGGCGCTTCTGGGCCCCTCTATGGCTCAGCTTTTATGAATTTAACCAAAGAAACGAAAGATACTACAGAAATCACCAGTCAGGCCCAATTAGGAAATTTAATGGCACAAGGCTTAAATGGTATTCAATTACGGGGAAAAGCTGAAGTTGGCGATAAAACGATGGTCGATGTCTGGTCACCAGTGGTTGTCGCGTTAAAAGAAGAAAATTTAACGGTTGAAAAAATTACAGCTGCTAAAGAAGCTACAAAAGATCTAGTGGCCAAAAAAGGCAGAGCTTCTTATTTAGGCGAGCGGGCAGTAGGCCATATCGATCCTGGAGCAGCCTCAAGTGCCTTGTTATTTACCACTCTTTTAACATATTTTTAA
- the infC gene encoding translation initiation factor IF-3: protein MTIAKDMMVNDGIRARELRLIDQNGEQLGVKTKAEALSIAEQANLDVVLVAPGAKPPVARIMDYGKYRFEQQKKDREARKKQKVINIKEVRLSPTIDVNDFNTKLRNARKFLEKGDKVKASIRFRGRAITHKEIGQKVLDRLAEEVADIAVVEQKAKMDGRSMFLVVAPKPEK from the coding sequence ATGACCATAGCAAAGGATATGATGGTAAACGACGGCATTCGTGCACGTGAGTTGCGTTTGATCGACCAAAACGGTGAACAATTAGGTGTTAAAACTAAAGCAGAAGCATTGAGTATTGCAGAACAAGCCAATCTTGATGTCGTTTTAGTAGCTCCCGGTGCGAAACCACCAGTAGCGCGGATCATGGATTACGGGAAATATCGTTTTGAACAACAGAAAAAAGATCGTGAAGCTCGTAAGAAACAAAAAGTGATCAACATTAAAGAAGTTCGTTTAAGTCCGACAATTGATGTCAATGATTTCAATACAAAACTGCGTAATGCACGTAAGTTCCTAGAAAAAGGAGACAAAGTGAAAGCTTCGATCCGTTTTAGAGGTCGTGCCATTACCCACAAAGAAATTGGTCAGAAAGTCCTTGATCGCTTAGCTGAAGAAGTTGCGGATATCGCAGTTGTTGAGCAAAAAGCGAAGATGGACGGACGCAGCATGTTTCTAGTGGTTGCACCAAAACCTGAGAAATAA
- the rpmI gene encoding 50S ribosomal protein L35: MPKQKTHRGLAKRVKRTGKGGLKRFRAFTSHRFHGKTKKQRRQLRKASMVSAGDYKRIRQQLARMK, encoded by the coding sequence ATGCCAAAACAAAAAACACACCGCGGTTTAGCAAAACGCGTAAAACGTACCGGTAAAGGCGGATTAAAACGATTCCGCGCGTTTACAAGCCACCGTTTCCACGGCAAAACAAAAAAACAACGCCGTCAATTGCGTAAAGCAAGCATGGTGTCAGCTGGCGATTACAAACGTATCCGTCAACAATTAGCTCGTATGAAATAA
- the rplT gene encoding 50S ribosomal protein L20 codes for MARVKGGTVTRKRRKKVLKLAKGYYGSKHTLFKTAKEQVMNSYNYAYRDRRQKKRDFRKLWIARINAAARMNNLSYSKLMHGLKLAEIDINRKMLADLAVNDAAAFTALADQAKDALAK; via the coding sequence ATGGCACGTGTTAAAGGTGGAACAGTAACTCGTAAACGTCGTAAAAAAGTGCTTAAATTAGCTAAAGGTTACTACGGTTCCAAACATACTTTATTTAAAACAGCAAAAGAACAAGTAATGAATTCATACAACTACGCATACCGCGATCGTCGTCAGAAAAAACGCGACTTCCGCAAATTGTGGATCGCACGTATCAACGCAGCGGCTCGTATGAACAACTTGAGCTACTCAAAATTAATGCATGGCTTGAAATTGGCTGAAATCGACATCAACCGCAAAATGTTGGCTGATCTTGCAGTCAACGACGCAGCAGCTTTCACTGCACTAGCTGACCAAGCGAAAGACGCATTGGCTAAATAA
- a CDS encoding tyrosine-type recombinase/integrase, with product MERYQYGHKQITIHKLRHTHVSILSDLGVPLKDISARLGHKEVATTKEFYLYSSDEQ from the coding sequence ATGGAAAGATATCAATATGGTCACAAGCAAATTACTATTCATAAACTACGACATACTCATGTCTCTATTCTTAGTGATCTTGGTGTTCCATTAAAAGACATCTCTGCAAGATTAGGTCACAAAGAAGTTGCTACAACAAAAGAATTCTATTTATATTCTTCAGATGAACAATAG
- a CDS encoding DUF1054 domain-containing protein, which yields MFNEKSFTVFTIPGLEARMAAIRSEIQPVFTAIGNPTCEMLAQHFKHPFYLHIAQHRRRTVHPPENTWAAMSEGKRGYKMSAHFQIGIWPEYVFMWLSIIDQPKRQKEMAAILLKNTAIFDRLPADTVMSLDHTKEKTVPLTQENLEHALLRLSTVKKAEFQIGRIIKNKDELWHHPAKAAQYIEETYKELLPLYALLQDV from the coding sequence ATGTTTAATGAAAAAAGCTTTACCGTTTTTACTATACCAGGTTTAGAAGCACGAATGGCTGCTATTCGTAGCGAGATTCAGCCAGTTTTTACAGCAATTGGTAACCCAACTTGCGAAATGCTAGCACAACACTTTAAACATCCTTTTTATCTGCATATTGCCCAACACCGCCGTAGAACTGTTCACCCGCCCGAAAATACTTGGGCCGCTATGAGCGAAGGTAAACGCGGCTACAAAATGAGTGCTCACTTTCAAATCGGTATTTGGCCAGAATATGTTTTCATGTGGCTCTCCATTATCGATCAACCAAAAAGACAAAAAGAAATGGCAGCTATACTGTTAAAAAACACTGCTATATTTGATAGGCTACCAGCAGATACCGTTATGAGTTTGGATCATACCAAAGAAAAAACAGTCCCATTAACGCAAGAAAATTTAGAACATGCCTTACTGCGACTGAGCACCGTTAAAAAAGCTGAATTCCAAATTGGACGAATTATTAAAAATAAAGATGAATTATGGCATCATCCTGCTAAAGCCGCGCAATATATTGAAGAAACTTACAAAGAGCTACTGCCTTTATACGCCTTACTTCAGGACGTGTAA
- a CDS encoding LPXTG cell wall anchor domain-containing protein: MIKVKKVLGILAFMALLTVPSAYAAEENTAANVNESEETLTTTTAEQMSTTQTTTSLETTSEKTTDTTTTAVEVGEAIKNGIEEQTGIKAVEASETVNQNVVEIRKALASGQYAITPEELANYTDEQLDEALQLFTRINQDFYGMDLGAYVRLLTALYQDKTIAVSSALAALSFDATGLSLSELKNQVDALENYLQTVYPANSSFISIRQLSHDELLAILNFITPLQEKMLAEEGRFFPGIIAWIARYASEGIPQARNELVKPVTTNATTETTTATNETTTESSVTKKEDNKKEQTGILPKMGDNPMFYVSVIGILVIISVTFIFYRRKKK; the protein is encoded by the coding sequence GTGATCAAAGTGAAAAAAGTATTGGGGATTTTGGCTTTCATGGCACTATTAACAGTTCCAAGTGCGTATGCCGCTGAGGAAAATACGGCTGCAAATGTGAATGAAAGTGAAGAAACACTAACCACCACAACGGCTGAGCAGATGAGTACGACGCAAACGACAACATCTTTAGAGACGACAAGTGAAAAGACAACAGATACGACAACCACAGCTGTTGAAGTGGGGGAAGCAATCAAAAATGGTATTGAAGAACAGACGGGAATTAAAGCTGTTGAAGCTAGTGAAACCGTTAATCAAAATGTAGTTGAAATTCGCAAAGCCTTAGCAAGTGGGCAATATGCTATTACGCCAGAAGAGTTGGCAAACTATACAGATGAACAGTTAGACGAAGCGTTGCAATTATTTACCCGCATAAATCAAGATTTTTATGGTATGGATTTAGGTGCGTATGTACGTCTATTAACAGCCTTGTATCAAGATAAAACAATTGCTGTGTCATCAGCACTTGCAGCTTTAAGTTTTGACGCGACCGGTTTATCTTTGTCGGAGTTGAAAAACCAAGTCGATGCATTAGAAAATTACTTGCAAACTGTTTATCCAGCCAACAGTAGCTTTATTTCAATTCGGCAGTTAAGCCATGATGAACTGCTTGCGATTTTAAATTTTATAACACCACTACAAGAAAAAATGTTGGCAGAAGAAGGGCGATTTTTCCCCGGCATTATTGCTTGGATTGCCCGCTATGCCTCTGAAGGAATCCCGCAAGCCCGCAATGAATTGGTGAAGCCTGTGACAACGAATGCGACCACAGAAACAACCACTGCTACTAATGAGACGACAACGGAATCTTCTGTAACTAAAAAAGAAGATAATAAAAAAGAACAAACTGGAATTTTACCAAAAATGGGAGACAATCCGATGTTTTATGTTTCAGTTATTGGGATATTGGTAATTATTAGCGTTACTTTTATTTTTTATCGTCGCAAAAAGAAATAG
- a CDS encoding PLP-dependent cysteine synthase family protein, with translation MIVNQIDELIGKTPMIRFTSKQLPLPLGTEIFAKLEFLNPGGSIKDRLGQFLIQKALRKGELQVGGTLIEPTAGNTGIGLALAAQPYNIQTIFVVPEKFSLEKQALMQALGAEIVHTPTAAGMSGAIKKAKELAAEIPNSFLPLQFENKENPQAYYETLGPEIAAEFPSGLTAFVAGVGSGGTFAGTGAYLQEKYPEILLYGVEPVGSILNGGKSHRHEIEGIGVEFIPPFFEALTISGYETISDDLGFSYTRKLAQTFGILAGSSSGAALAAAVNVAQKLPAASVIATIFPDAGDRYLSKKIYSRTNY, from the coding sequence ATGATAGTAAATCAGATTGATGAATTGATCGGCAAGACGCCAATGATACGGTTTACCAGTAAACAATTGCCGTTGCCTTTGGGGACAGAAATTTTTGCAAAACTGGAGTTTTTAAACCCTGGCGGCAGTATTAAAGATCGCTTGGGGCAATTTCTAATTCAAAAAGCGCTACGAAAAGGAGAACTGCAAGTAGGGGGTACGTTGATTGAGCCGACAGCAGGTAACACCGGAATTGGGTTAGCGTTAGCGGCGCAACCGTATAATATTCAAACCATTTTTGTAGTACCAGAAAAATTTAGTTTGGAAAAACAAGCGTTAATGCAAGCATTGGGGGCTGAAATTGTTCATACGCCAACAGCTGCTGGCATGAGTGGTGCAATCAAAAAAGCCAAGGAATTAGCAGCAGAAATTCCTAATAGTTTTCTGCCGTTGCAATTTGAAAATAAAGAAAATCCACAAGCTTACTATGAAACCTTAGGCCCAGAAATTGCGGCCGAGTTTCCAAGTGGGTTGACGGCTTTTGTAGCAGGAGTCGGCTCAGGGGGCACTTTTGCTGGAACAGGCGCTTACTTGCAAGAAAAATATCCTGAAATTTTGTTGTATGGTGTAGAACCAGTGGGCTCTATTTTAAACGGTGGGAAAAGTCATCGTCATGAAATTGAAGGCATTGGGGTAGAATTTATTCCGCCATTTTTTGAAGCTTTAACAATCAGTGGCTATGAAACCATCAGTGATGACTTAGGATTTTCTTATACGCGTAAATTAGCCCAAACCTTTGGTATTTTGGCTGGCAGTTCCAGTGGCGCGGCTTTAGCAGCGGCAGTGAATGTGGCCCAAAAATTGCCTGCTGCTAGTGTGATTGCCACAATTTTTCCTGATGCAGGCGATCGCTATTTATCAAAAAAAATTTACAGTCGGACAAATTATTAA
- a CDS encoding cystathionine gamma-synthase — MHLNTKLIHGGISTDPATGAVSVPIYQTSTYKQDAVGKPKGYEYSRSGNPTRFALEKLIADLEGGVKGFAFASGLAGIHTVLSLFNPGDHILLGDDVYGGTFRLLAQVFEKNGLTYTTIDTSDLSNIAENVQANTKALYLESPSNPLLKITDIKGAAALVKANNLLTIVDNTFATPYFQQPLNLGADIVVHSGTKYLGGHSDVVSGLVTTNSHELAEKIGFLQNAIGAVLGPQDSWLMQRGIKTLGVRMREHQRNALKIAEFLQNHPAVAKVYYPGLSTHPGFEIAEKQMQGFSGMVSFELLAEEKTTTWVESLTLFTLGESLGGVESLVEVPAVMTHASIPKDKREEAGIKDGLVRLSVGLEDQRDLLTDLKFAFEKVGL; from the coding sequence ATGCATCTCAATACGAAACTTATTCATGGGGGTATTAGTACAGACCCTGCTACAGGAGCTGTTAGTGTCCCAATTTATCAAACATCTACTTACAAACAAGATGCTGTTGGTAAACCAAAGGGGTATGAGTATTCTCGCTCAGGAAATCCTACTCGATTTGCCTTAGAGAAATTAATTGCCGATTTAGAAGGTGGGGTAAAAGGCTTTGCCTTTGCTTCTGGTTTAGCAGGTATTCACACCGTTTTATCTTTATTTAACCCTGGAGATCACATCTTACTAGGAGATGATGTTTACGGCGGCACGTTTCGTTTGCTGGCACAAGTTTTTGAGAAGAATGGCTTGACCTATACAACAATTGACACGAGTGATTTAAGTAATATTGCCGAAAATGTTCAAGCAAATACGAAGGCCCTTTACTTGGAATCTCCTAGTAATCCACTTTTGAAAATCACAGATATAAAAGGCGCTGCGGCATTAGTCAAAGCCAATAATCTTTTGACAATTGTGGATAATACATTTGCTACACCGTATTTTCAACAACCTTTAAACTTAGGGGCAGACATTGTGGTGCATAGTGGCACGAAGTATTTAGGAGGACATAGTGACGTCGTTTCTGGTTTAGTGACGACGAATAGTCATGAATTAGCAGAAAAAATCGGCTTTTTGCAAAATGCGATTGGAGCAGTGCTAGGACCCCAAGACAGTTGGTTAATGCAACGGGGAATAAAAACTTTAGGCGTGCGTATGCGAGAACATCAGCGTAACGCTTTAAAAATAGCTGAATTTTTACAAAATCACCCGGCTGTTGCTAAAGTTTATTACCCGGGTCTTAGCACACATCCGGGTTTTGAAATCGCAGAAAAACAAATGCAAGGCTTTTCCGGCATGGTTTCTTTTGAACTTTTGGCAGAAGAAAAAACGACAACATGGGTAGAAAGTTTAACTTTATTTACCCTTGGTGAAAGTTTAGGTGGTGTTGAAAGTTTGGTCGAAGTTCCTGCAGTAATGACCCATGCATCCATTCCCAAAGATAAACGAGAAGAAGCAGGGATTAAAGACGGCTTGGTCCGTTTATCAGTGGGTTTAGAAGATCAACGAGATTTATTGACAGATTTAAAATTTGCCTTTGAAAAGGTGGGATTGTAA
- a CDS encoding class I SAM-dependent methyltransferase: protein MGLEFMPIFKEWAGAYDDTVAGGDREYAEVFSNYNEMLHMIAEKSGQTVLEFGSGTGNLTISLLNAGKIVYPIEPSAEMRALAQSKPELEKVDFLTGDMENFPVPNDNIDTIAANFVFHHLNGIEKKQALKKYATLLPKGGKVIIGDTMFVSQIRFDDVITEAVKAEKLTLAADLQREYYPLLPDLENYFHEAGFAVKFWQINTFAWIAEAVKK from the coding sequence ATGGGTTTGGAGTTTATGCCGATTTTTAAAGAGTGGGCTGGCGCATATGATGATACAGTGGCAGGAGGCGATCGTGAATATGCCGAGGTCTTTTCAAACTATAATGAGATGTTGCACATGATTGCTGAAAAGTCAGGGCAAACTGTGTTAGAATTTGGCAGCGGTACGGGTAATTTAACTATTAGTTTATTAAATGCTGGTAAAATTGTTTACCCAATTGAACCATCAGCTGAAATGCGAGCGCTGGCCCAAAGTAAGCCTGAACTTGAAAAGGTGGATTTTTTGACTGGCGATATGGAAAATTTTCCTGTGCCAAATGATAACATCGATACAATTGCCGCGAATTTTGTTTTCCATCATTTAAATGGCATAGAAAAAAAACAAGCGCTAAAAAAATACGCCACACTTTTACCTAAAGGTGGCAAAGTCATTATTGGTGATACGATGTTTGTTTCGCAAATCCGCTTTGATGATGTAATTACAGAAGCTGTGAAGGCTGAAAAATTAACACTCGCTGCTGATTTGCAACGAGAATACTATCCTTTATTACCAGATTTAGAAAACTATTTCCATGAAGCTGGTTTTGCGGTAAAATTTTGGCAGATTAACACCTTTGCCTGGATTGCCGAAGCTGTAAAAAAATAA